One part of the Bacteroidia bacterium genome encodes these proteins:
- a CDS encoding sterol desaturase family protein — protein sequence MENISANTVYAVGLPIAFFLILLEAIYSAWKKRGYYNWGDSWGTWGLFLGNTLMILFTRALIFAFYLFLYQFCLFDLKLYLPTWAVWLFSFFLIDFTFYWFHRASHRSRFLWAIHMNHHSSEEMNFLVAFRQAWFGPLAKVPFFLFLPLLFLDPTITIVSGAIATLVGVLGHTRTVPKLGPLEWIFNTPSHHRVHHGSNPDYIDKNYGNLFIIWDRMFGTFAEEKEAVVYGLTKNVNTFNPWKITFMEWVALWRDIKQAKNWKQGLQHIWKAPDWQAEQEKR from the coding sequence ATGGAAAATATAAGTGCGAATACCGTATATGCAGTTGGTCTGCCCATTGCTTTTTTCCTCATTCTTCTGGAGGCGATTTACTCGGCATGGAAAAAACGCGGCTATTACAATTGGGGGGATTCCTGGGGAACTTGGGGATTATTTTTGGGAAATACCCTTATGATTCTCTTCACCCGGGCGCTTATCTTCGCCTTCTACCTCTTCCTTTATCAATTCTGCCTATTCGATCTAAAGCTCTACCTCCCTACCTGGGCCGTTTGGCTTTTTTCCTTCTTTTTGATTGACTTTACTTTTTACTGGTTTCACAGAGCTTCGCATCGTTCACGCTTTCTGTGGGCCATTCATATGAATCATCATTCCAGCGAGGAAATGAATTTTCTGGTAGCTTTTCGTCAGGCCTGGTTTGGGCCCCTGGCAAAGGTACCCTTCTTCCTGTTTCTCCCCTTGCTCTTTCTCGACCCAACAATTACAATTGTTTCTGGAGCCATAGCCACTTTGGTGGGTGTTTTGGGGCATACACGTACCGTTCCCAAACTGGGGCCTTTAGAATGGATATTTAACACCCCCTCCCACCATCGGGTTCATCATGGCAGCAATCCCGATTATATTGATAAGAATTATGGAAACTTATTCATCATTTGGGATCGTATGTTTGGGACTTTTGCAGAGGAAAAAGAAGCCGTAGTCTATGGACTGACAAAAAACGTGAATACCTTCAATCCCTGGAAGATCACCTTTATGGAATGGGTAGCTCTATGGAGGGATATAAAACAGGCGAAAAACTGGAAGCAAGGACTTCAACATATTTGGAAAGCCCCTGATTGGCAAGCAGAACAAGAAAAAAGATGA
- a CDS encoding SDR family NAD(P)-dependent oxidoreductase has protein sequence MDLKLTNKTALITGSTSGIGYATAKMLSQEGVEVILNGRNQASLEKAVKKLKAEVEGAKVSGIAADFGVAEEVDGLIKMLPDIDILINNVGIYSSTSFYDTTDEDWFRHFEVNVMSGVRLSRAILPKMLDRNWGRIIFISSECATLIPEDLIAYSMTKAALLSVSRGLAQLCKGTEVTVNSVLPGSTLTEGAESFLEKLAKKEGSTVEQAEADFFTNIRTSSLLARFAKVEEVASTIAYLSSPLAVATNGASVKVDGGSTGGIL, from the coding sequence ATGGATCTGAAATTAACAAATAAAACCGCCTTGATTACGGGTTCTACTTCCGGAATTGGCTATGCAACTGCTAAAATGCTGTCTCAGGAAGGGGTAGAAGTTATTTTGAATGGAAGGAATCAAGCCAGTCTGGAAAAAGCCGTTAAGAAATTGAAGGCTGAGGTAGAAGGAGCGAAAGTCAGTGGGATTGCTGCTGATTTTGGGGTGGCTGAAGAAGTAGATGGGCTAATAAAAATGCTCCCGGATATCGACATCCTCATCAACAATGTCGGTATCTATAGCAGTACTTCATTTTATGATACTACAGATGAGGATTGGTTCAGGCATTTCGAAGTAAATGTGATGAGTGGTGTCCGACTTTCCCGAGCCATTCTTCCCAAAATGCTCGATCGAAATTGGGGAAGAATTATTTTTATTTCCAGCGAATGTGCGACCCTGATTCCTGAGGATCTGATTGCCTATAGCATGACCAAAGCGGCATTGCTCTCTGTTTCACGTGGACTCGCTCAACTATGCAAAGGAACTGAAGTTACTGTCAATAGTGTCTTGCCGGGATCTACCCTTACAGAAGGGGCCGAAAGCTTTCTGGAAAAGCTGGCTAAGAAAGAGGGAAGTACAGTTGAACAAGCAGAAGCTGATTTCTTTACCAATATCCGAACCTCTTCTCTATTGGCTCGTTTTGCCAAAGTCGAAGAAGTAGCCAGTACCATTGCATACCTGAGTAGCCCGTTGGCAGTCGCGACCAATGGAGCCTCTGTCAAGGTAGATGGAGGAAGTACGGGAGGGATTTTGTAA
- a CDS encoding Crp/Fnr family transcriptional regulator produces MLFRPYFIHEILEALFYLAPMSLQPFLDHLNQFLALNEQEKEFLMQAVGLREFSKGSIILKTKEISQSFYFNLKGCVRLYYEIEGEEKTAFFYTENQFISSYESFTRQLPSRHSLQCIEDSQLVEIGMEAAAKLLAFSPKFEALARIMMEEELIIYQDIISSFITLKPEERYLKLSEENPGLLQRIPQYHLATYLGITPESLSRIKKRRMEKDFLNKSQGDT; encoded by the coding sequence ATGCTTTTCAGGCCATATTTCATTCATGAAATATTGGAAGCACTTTTTTATCTTGCTCCTATGAGTTTGCAGCCCTTTTTGGATCACCTCAACCAATTTTTAGCCCTGAATGAGCAAGAAAAAGAGTTTCTCATGCAGGCAGTTGGCTTACGGGAATTTTCAAAAGGAAGCATCATCCTCAAAACGAAGGAAATTTCTCAGAGCTTTTACTTTAATCTCAAGGGCTGTGTGAGGCTGTACTATGAAATAGAAGGAGAAGAAAAAACCGCTTTTTTCTATACAGAGAATCAATTTATAAGTTCTTACGAAAGCTTTACCCGCCAACTTCCGTCCCGCCACAGTCTGCAATGTATAGAGGATAGTCAATTGGTAGAAATCGGAATGGAAGCGGCTGCGAAACTGCTGGCGTTCTCCCCAAAGTTTGAAGCCCTTGCCCGTATCATGATGGAAGAGGAACTTATCATTTACCAGGACATCATTTCTTCCTTTATTACCCTCAAGCCTGAAGAACGCTACCTCAAACTGTCGGAAGAAAATCCAGGCCTGCTTCAAAGAATTCCACAATACCATTTGGCCACCTATCTGGGCATTACTCCGGAATCTTTGAGTCGGATCAAAAAAAGAAGGATGGAAAAAGATTTTCTTAACAAAAGTCAAGGAGATACCTAA
- a CDS encoding glycosyltransferase family A protein, translating to MGKKSSPKVSLVTVAYNRAHLIERSIESVLKQTFKDWELIIVDNGSTDNTREVLKKYKASKYKKKIRIFHLEENRRYAGGVNFGMDQIRGEWFSWHDDDDEIIPEALETLLRIPEEIDPTINAVTCNCIDTTTQKFSGHGLSEDGFLSYEDIMTKVSGEFWGITKTELLGDKRLNEDLVGFEATLWNQIDRIANRYYIHKPLRIWYTDHAGTISKALRKKNVTTKAKIYRALINEGMYWEDMRKYQPSKYLSKLAKGMVYLYGDGDAPNARLYEQQLKGESRSIRHALLSRVAKSLPAGLLKGLIQAVPTND from the coding sequence ATGGGAAAAAAGAGTTCTCCTAAAGTAAGCCTTGTTACTGTAGCATATAATCGTGCGCATCTGATTGAGCGCTCAATCGAGAGTGTCCTGAAGCAAACCTTCAAGGACTGGGAGCTTATTATTGTTGACAATGGCTCCACAGATAATACACGTGAAGTCCTGAAAAAGTATAAGGCTTCGAAATACAAGAAGAAGATTCGGATTTTTCATCTGGAAGAAAATCGTCGCTATGCAGGAGGAGTAAATTTTGGGATGGACCAAATCAGAGGGGAATGGTTTAGCTGGCATGATGATGATGATGAGATCATTCCAGAGGCGCTGGAAACTTTATTAAGAATTCCGGAAGAAATTGATCCGACCATAAATGCAGTTACTTGTAATTGTATCGACACGACTACCCAGAAATTTTCCGGTCATGGACTGAGTGAAGATGGCTTTCTCAGCTATGAGGATATCATGACCAAGGTAAGTGGAGAATTTTGGGGAATCACCAAAACCGAACTACTTGGAGATAAGCGGCTCAATGAAGATTTGGTGGGCTTTGAAGCCACCCTTTGGAACCAAATTGATCGGATTGCTAATCGCTACTATATCCATAAGCCTTTGAGAATTTGGTACACCGATCATGCAGGAACCATCTCCAAGGCACTCCGCAAGAAAAATGTTACTACCAAAGCAAAAATATACAGAGCCCTGATCAATGAAGGCATGTACTGGGAAGATATGCGCAAGTATCAGCCGAGTAAGTATCTTTCTAAATTGGCGAAAGGAATGGTATATCTGTATGGAGATGGCGATGCTCCCAACGCTAGATTATACGAGCAGCAATTGAAAGGGGAGTCCCGCAGCATAAGGCATGCTTTACTTTCAAGGGTAGCAAAATCTTTACCGGCCGGCCTGCTGAAAGGTCTCATACAGGCAGTACCTACCAACGATTAA
- a CDS encoding YdeI/OmpD-associated family protein encodes MKDEKAAVDRECLLKKWPGKGGWTYAEIPEIPQDRKAPFGWVTVRGWIDDYELKRFKLMPMGNGQLFLSVRKEIRKKIGKEAGDMVKVLLYPDLSHLEIPQEIMDCFELEPKKTYENFMKLTEGDRKLYLDWIYDAKKEETKVERIAKMMDKVLKGKRFWDKE; translated from the coding sequence ATGAAAGACGAGAAAGCCGCAGTCGATAGAGAATGCCTCTTAAAGAAATGGCCCGGCAAAGGAGGCTGGACCTATGCAGAAATCCCGGAGATTCCGCAAGACAGGAAAGCTCCTTTTGGTTGGGTGACTGTCAGAGGGTGGATTGACGACTATGAATTAAAGAGATTCAAATTAATGCCTATGGGTAATGGGCAGCTATTCCTTTCTGTGCGTAAAGAGATTCGAAAGAAAATAGGCAAGGAAGCCGGAGATATGGTTAAAGTGCTTTTATATCCGGATTTATCTCATTTGGAAATTCCTCAGGAAATTATGGATTGTTTCGAACTGGAACCCAAAAAAACTTATGAGAATTTCATGAAGTTAACCGAAGGAGATCGAAAGCTTTATCTGGACTGGATTTATGATGCCAAGAAAGAGGAGACCAAAGTGGAGCGTATCGCAAAAATGATGGACAAGGTTTTGAAAGGGAAACGATTTTGGGATAAAGAGTAG
- a CDS encoding sodium:solute symporter yields MLDALSLWDIVIILIYFGIILYIAKWASGSEAESGASVDYFLAGKSQTWLVVGASLFASNIGSEIILGVSGAGARGDMPMANFEILAALVLILLGWVFVPFYLRTGVYTMPEFLEKRYSKACRNYLSVVSILAYIITKISLIIFAGALVFEVIGIPFWTGAIITVLLTGFYTVLGGLRAVIYTDMVQAFILLAGTMAVTFFGLYQLGGWGEMMAILDRAAEGGNSPASSEFFNLWRPMSDTEYPWTGMLFGAPILGVWYWCTDQYIVQRALSAKDIPNARKGALFAGYLKLLPVFIFFIPGVIAFALMQEGMLEFSMEKADQALPAMITNFLPSGLKGLAIAGLLAALMSSLSSAFNSSSTLLTIDFYQQKNPNATEKELVRFGQIATVVLVIVSLGWIPFMETLMGGGIFLYLQSVQAYISPPIAAVFLFGLFYPWINARGAIVALWSGFAIGVFRLVVEFMSKEGAITISEGSLLSMFLGINFLHFAFFLFIFCAAVLMLVSRTSEAQNPEDLAMLTFQRNGDRAGFKMNTDVRLTLLLIGLVLILWWAFSPLGLAA; encoded by the coding sequence ATGCTCGACGCACTTAGCTTATGGGATATAGTCATTATCCTCATCTACTTCGGAATCATTCTGTATATCGCCAAATGGGCCTCTGGCAGCGAAGCTGAATCAGGGGCTTCGGTCGATTATTTTCTGGCGGGGAAAAGCCAAACCTGGTTGGTGGTTGGGGCTTCCTTATTCGCTTCAAATATCGGTTCGGAAATTATCCTGGGAGTCTCAGGCGCCGGTGCAAGGGGAGATATGCCTATGGCCAATTTTGAGATTCTGGCCGCTTTGGTTCTGATCCTTTTGGGCTGGGTTTTTGTGCCCTTTTACTTACGAACCGGAGTATATACCATGCCGGAGTTTTTGGAAAAACGCTATTCAAAAGCCTGCCGAAATTACCTTTCCGTGGTATCCATTCTCGCCTATATCATCACCAAGATTTCCCTCATTATTTTTGCAGGTGCACTGGTTTTTGAGGTAATCGGAATTCCCTTTTGGACAGGAGCTATAATTACTGTTTTATTGACAGGTTTCTATACTGTTTTGGGAGGATTACGAGCGGTAATTTATACCGATATGGTACAGGCCTTTATTCTTTTGGCCGGAACCATGGCTGTTACCTTTTTCGGTCTGTATCAATTGGGAGGCTGGGGTGAAATGATGGCCATTCTGGATAGGGCTGCAGAAGGAGGGAATAGTCCGGCATCCAGTGAATTCTTCAATTTATGGAGGCCGATGAGCGATACTGAATATCCCTGGACCGGTATGCTCTTTGGTGCACCCATACTTGGAGTCTGGTACTGGTGTACGGATCAATATATCGTACAGCGCGCCCTTTCAGCCAAAGACATCCCCAATGCTCGGAAAGGAGCCCTATTTGCCGGCTATCTAAAATTATTACCAGTTTTTATCTTCTTTATCCCGGGAGTAATTGCTTTCGCCCTCATGCAAGAAGGGATGCTGGAATTCTCTATGGAAAAAGCAGACCAGGCTCTGCCTGCTATGATCACCAACTTTCTGCCTTCTGGTTTAAAAGGACTGGCCATTGCAGGTCTTCTGGCGGCACTCATGAGTTCCCTTTCCTCTGCCTTCAATTCCAGTTCAACTCTGCTGACTATAGATTTTTACCAACAAAAAAATCCCAATGCGACAGAGAAAGAATTGGTGAGATTTGGACAGATTGCAACCGTCGTTTTAGTGATTGTGAGTTTGGGTTGGATTCCATTTATGGAAACCCTCATGGGAGGAGGGATCTTCCTTTATCTCCAAAGTGTTCAAGCTTATATTTCGCCTCCAATCGCAGCCGTTTTTCTCTTCGGTTTATTCTATCCCTGGATCAATGCCCGCGGTGCAATCGTGGCTTTATGGTCAGGTTTTGCAATCGGTGTGTTTCGTCTGGTAGTAGAATTTATGAGCAAAGAAGGAGCAATTACGATTAGCGAAGGCTCTCTCCTGAGCATGTTTTTAGGAATCAACTTCCTTCATTTTGCTTTCTTCCTTTTCATTTTCTGTGCAGCAGTATTGATGCTGGTGAGTCGTACTAGTGAGGCTCAGAATCCCGAAGATTTGGCAATGCTTACATTCCAGAGAAATGGAGATCGAGCTGGATTTAAAATGAATACAGATGTGCGACTGACCTTATTATTAATTGGTCTGGTTTTGATCCTTTGGTGGGCATTTAGTCCGCTGGGATTGGCAGCTTAA
- a CDS encoding phytanoyl-CoA dioxygenase family protein produces the protein MKNTKQTPAMIPDNAHTDIPGNPSTATSSKIKLSDRSNGKPLRVLSEEDWAFWKHMGYIVIKGAVPKEQARATANFLWEFEEKSPDNPASWYTAPRAEMKMKELTGTGMVEVYNNQHLWNNRMSQRVYDAFVDIWGTEKLWVTIDRANLNFPMRPGHEYKGFIHWDYDPETLPQNVQGVLALEDQTDENMGGFQCIPWLYRNYHEWKLTQPDDRNHFQPDTTGLEDEIVKVKLEAGDLLIFNSTQPHGIRPNLSTDKVRIAQYISMMPAQEENDSLRDWRVNSWEKRIAPEGYAFPGDPRNWEQTKYETADLTELGEKLLGLKKW, from the coding sequence ATGAAAAATACAAAGCAAACCCCTGCCATGATTCCCGATAATGCACATACGGACATTCCCGGGAATCCCTCTACAGCTACTTCAAGTAAGATCAAACTCAGTGATCGTTCCAATGGAAAGCCTTTACGCGTACTCAGCGAAGAAGACTGGGCTTTCTGGAAACACATGGGATATATCGTCATCAAAGGAGCTGTTCCAAAAGAACAAGCTCGGGCGACCGCAAATTTTCTCTGGGAATTTGAAGAAAAGAGCCCCGATAATCCTGCCTCCTGGTACACGGCCCCTCGTGCAGAAATGAAAATGAAAGAACTCACAGGTACCGGTATGGTTGAGGTTTACAATAACCAACACCTTTGGAACAACCGCATGAGCCAGAGAGTATATGATGCTTTTGTTGATATCTGGGGAACGGAAAAACTTTGGGTAACCATAGACCGTGCAAATTTGAATTTCCCCATGCGTCCCGGACATGAATACAAAGGTTTTATTCACTGGGATTACGACCCGGAAACTCTTCCTCAAAATGTACAGGGAGTTCTGGCTTTGGAGGATCAGACAGACGAAAATATGGGAGGTTTCCAGTGTATCCCCTGGCTGTACAGAAACTACCATGAGTGGAAATTGACCCAGCCGGATGACCGCAATCATTTCCAACCGGATACCACTGGTCTGGAAGATGAAATTGTGAAGGTAAAACTGGAAGCCGGCGATCTTCTGATCTTCAACTCTACCCAGCCCCATGGTATTCGCCCCAATCTTTCTACAGATAAAGTTCGAATTGCTCAGTATATCTCCATGATGCCAGCTCAGGAAGAAAATGACTCACTTAGAGACTGGAGGGTAAATAGTTGGGAAAAGCGCATTGCGCCGGAGGGATATGCATTTCCCGGCGATCCTCGCAACTGGGAGCAAACTAAGTATGAGACAGCAGATCTAACAGAATTAGGAGAGAAACTGCTCGGTTTGAAAAAATGGTAA
- a CDS encoding DUF2834 domain-containing protein, producing the protein MKRSYLLLSILGFVLPNIFVLLESIETGNYLLYARPLETMQLMFANHVSSAFMMDLFFVLILFLIWSYRESQKLGIKKWPLVWLMTFAFGIAFGLPFFLYLREDKKTGSHDTSQDPVY; encoded by the coding sequence ATGAAAAGAAGCTATCTTCTCCTCAGCATCCTCGGCTTTGTCCTACCCAATATCTTTGTGTTACTGGAATCTATCGAGACTGGGAATTATCTTTTGTATGCACGCCCCCTGGAAACGATGCAACTTATGTTTGCCAATCATGTTTCCTCCGCCTTTATGATGGACCTCTTTTTTGTGCTAATCCTTTTTTTGATCTGGTCCTATAGGGAAAGCCAGAAACTGGGCATAAAGAAGTGGCCCCTGGTCTGGTTGATGACCTTTGCTTTTGGAATTGCTTTTGGCCTTCCTTTTTTCCTTTACCTCAGAGAAGACAAAAAAACAGGGTCTCACGATACTTCGCAAGACCCAGTATATTGA
- a CDS encoding AraC family transcriptional regulator: protein MKTQFESIRPDEGSSFRLLRNPQLSEVFLWHFHPEYELVYIEGTNGNRHVGDHISPYTFNDLVLIGSNIPHLNFDYGVKGDYEKVVLQFHPYFKQEFFQKFPELQQIYTLFERSQKGIAFSGQTKEEIGRRLKSFHLLSAFDQFLELLHIFQLLSESEEFELLHEEDYVNSYSKKEQERLRKIYAFVDIHYAEKISIDMVAELATLSKAAFCRYFKKAHGSTFIEFLNQYRISQAKRLLLSGKRVGEACYESGFESLSYFNRTFKKVAGENPSAFREAYFK, encoded by the coding sequence ATGAAAACCCAGTTTGAAAGTATTCGACCTGATGAAGGAAGTTCCTTCCGACTTTTGCGCAATCCCCAGCTGAGTGAAGTTTTCCTTTGGCACTTTCATCCGGAATATGAATTGGTTTATATAGAAGGAACCAATGGAAACCGGCATGTCGGAGACCATATTTCTCCCTATACTTTCAATGACCTGGTCCTGATTGGCTCTAATATTCCCCACCTGAATTTTGACTATGGGGTAAAGGGAGATTATGAAAAAGTCGTTTTGCAATTTCATCCCTATTTTAAACAGGAATTTTTTCAAAAATTTCCGGAACTACAGCAGATCTATACTTTGTTTGAGCGCTCCCAAAAGGGGATAGCATTTTCTGGCCAAACCAAAGAAGAAATTGGAAGACGCTTAAAAAGCTTTCATTTACTTTCAGCTTTTGATCAATTTCTCGAGCTCTTACATATTTTCCAGCTTTTATCTGAAAGTGAAGAATTTGAGCTGCTGCATGAAGAGGATTATGTAAATTCCTATAGCAAAAAGGAACAGGAAAGACTCCGAAAGATATATGCCTTTGTAGACATCCATTATGCTGAGAAAATATCGATCGACATGGTTGCGGAACTTGCTACGCTCAGCAAAGCAGCCTTTTGTCGCTACTTCAAAAAGGCGCATGGAAGCACCTTCATAGAATTCCTCAATCAATACCGAATCAGCCAGGCAAAACGCTTATTACTTTCTGGTAAAAGAGTAGGCGAAGCCTGTTACGAAAGCGGCTTTGAAAGCCTGTCTTATTTCAATCGAACCTTCAAAAAAGTAGCCGGAGAAAACCCCAGCGCTTTTAGGGAAGCGTATTTTAAATGA
- a CDS encoding nuclear transport factor 2 family protein: MLSQAEKQNIQLVWDGMGAILETKDEEVVEKSFAKDFIQHNPWAKDGIEHIKEMLQFDFGYKAVRWISDEDIMVYHGYYTAPNPLGDLPLLCVDMWRVEDGKIKEHWDALAPMPQDQLEKAIAGGGDGEKAVSAEKVAANKQGVKRFLDHVLNRGRIDQLKEFVSSEYIYHHETEGELKGHADLEEHIVKKHGGRMLHDNKALLASGDLVMAHSHFFGEEERVVFDWFRMDETSKILEHWSVVQPITPLEEVANVHPHF, from the coding sequence ATGTTAAGTCAAGCAGAAAAACAAAACATCCAATTGGTGTGGGACGGCATGGGAGCTATCCTGGAAACCAAGGATGAAGAAGTAGTAGAGAAATCCTTCGCAAAGGATTTCATCCAACATAATCCCTGGGCCAAAGACGGCATCGAACACATCAAGGAGATGCTGCAATTTGATTTTGGCTACAAGGCCGTGAGGTGGATTTCAGACGAGGACATCATGGTGTATCACGGCTATTACACCGCCCCCAATCCCTTGGGTGATCTTCCTCTGCTTTGCGTGGATATGTGGAGAGTAGAAGATGGGAAAATAAAGGAACATTGGGATGCTTTGGCGCCTATGCCTCAGGATCAGTTGGAGAAAGCGATAGCCGGAGGAGGAGATGGTGAGAAAGCGGTTTCAGCCGAAAAGGTTGCCGCCAATAAGCAAGGCGTAAAGCGCTTTTTGGATCATGTCCTGAATCGAGGTAGAATCGATCAACTCAAAGAATTTGTAAGTTCCGAGTATATCTACCATCATGAAACGGAAGGAGAATTGAAAGGCCATGCTGATTTGGAGGAACATATTGTTAAAAAACACGGAGGCCGGATGTTGCATGACAATAAAGCCCTCTTGGCTTCGGGCGATCTCGTTATGGCGCATTCCCATTTCTTTGGGGAGGAGGAACGAGTAGTTTTCGACTGGTTCAGGATGGACGAAACCAGCAAAATTCTGGAGCATTGGAGTGTCGTTCAACCCATAACTCCTTTGGAAGAAGTCGCCAATGTGCATCCGCACTTTTAG
- a CDS encoding SulP family inorganic anion transporter, whose amino-acid sequence MKKFFDFSFFRNDLLGGITAGIVALPLALAFGEQSGLGAAAGLYGAAFLAFFAAMLGGTSTQISGPTAPMTALSMLVIAGILQTFEGDLDAALPVILMVFMLAGLIQIGMGALKLGTYIKFIPYTVVSGFMTGIGVIIIITQLLPALGYNSGNDAQVINSFKPQAEELILNRILAEEAEGGKLVMENFEGTISRSEEVSDAAILREAEVLASNSSKGVIGSLKYLPKALGNINWTELLLALITIFIIYGFKRITTAIPSTLIALVAVTGGAIALGIDYLTIREIPSQIPMPEWRIFTEFNASALAPYIVTAFMLALLGAIDSLLTSVVADNLTKTRHKPNRELIGQGIGNSISALFAGLPGAGATIRTVVNIQAGGKTKISGMVAGLFLLIILISLAPIASMIPAGVLAGILLTVGIGVMDYKGLKALPKMEGSEKIILITVLLLTVFWQLVYAVGVGLVMAALVFLKRMSDISADTLRIVDLEESHEAEPLWEDEVQIADEIRSKVLFKHLDGPMFFGIVNNFRNVIANLKDSHLLVIRMEKVPFIDQSGMYALESVIGELHAREVLVVLCGVNEQVAGFLRDMLIIPEVVEEKHVFDTFTDCTVWLKDILSQEGALDEELKLLAKKLEG is encoded by the coding sequence GTGAAAAAATTCTTTGATTTTTCCTTTTTCAGAAATGATCTGCTCGGTGGGATAACAGCAGGTATCGTTGCTTTACCCCTGGCTTTGGCCTTTGGGGAACAATCCGGCCTCGGAGCAGCTGCCGGACTTTATGGGGCTGCTTTCCTGGCATTCTTTGCGGCTATGTTAGGTGGGACCTCAACCCAAATCAGTGGACCTACCGCGCCTATGACGGCTTTGAGTATGCTGGTCATAGCAGGAATTTTACAGACCTTTGAGGGGGATTTAGACGCTGCCCTGCCCGTTATTTTGATGGTTTTTATGTTAGCCGGACTTATTCAGATAGGGATGGGTGCACTGAAATTGGGGACCTACATCAAGTTTATTCCCTATACAGTTGTATCGGGATTTATGACGGGTATAGGCGTCATCATCATTATTACACAGCTTTTGCCTGCCTTAGGTTATAATTCAGGCAATGATGCACAAGTGATAAATAGCTTCAAGCCCCAGGCGGAAGAGTTGATTTTGAATCGAATCCTGGCTGAGGAAGCGGAAGGAGGGAAATTGGTGATGGAGAATTTTGAGGGTACGATCAGTCGATCTGAAGAAGTCTCAGATGCAGCCATTTTAAGAGAAGCTGAAGTATTGGCCAGCAATTCTTCCAAAGGTGTGATTGGCTCACTCAAATATTTGCCCAAGGCCCTGGGCAATATCAATTGGACAGAATTATTGCTGGCTCTGATTACCATATTCATTATCTACGGCTTTAAACGGATTACTACAGCTATTCCGAGTACACTTATAGCCCTGGTGGCGGTTACGGGAGGAGCTATTGCGCTGGGAATAGATTACCTCACCATTAGAGAAATTCCTTCCCAAATCCCGATGCCTGAGTGGCGAATATTTACGGAATTTAATGCATCCGCTCTAGCTCCCTATATCGTTACGGCTTTTATGCTGGCCTTATTGGGGGCTATTGATTCCCTGTTAACCTCAGTAGTAGCTGATAACCTGACCAAGACCCGACACAAACCCAATCGAGAACTGATTGGGCAGGGGATAGGCAATAGTATTTCCGCACTTTTTGCCGGCTTGCCAGGAGCAGGTGCCACGATTCGTACGGTTGTCAATATTCAGGCAGGCGGGAAAACCAAAATTTCAGGCATGGTGGCCGGATTATTCCTCCTGATTATTCTTATTTCTCTGGCACCTATTGCTTCTATGATTCCTGCGGGAGTTTTGGCGGGTATTCTGCTGACGGTTGGAATCGGCGTAATGGATTATAAAGGATTGAAAGCCCTTCCTAAGATGGAAGGTTCCGAAAAAATCATTTTGATCACGGTATTACTGCTTACGGTCTTCTGGCAATTGGTCTATGCAGTAGGAGTAGGTCTGGTAATGGCTGCTCTCGTCTTCCTGAAGAGAATGAGTGATATTTCCGCAGATACCTTAAGAATCGTTGACCTGGAAGAAAGTCATGAGGCAGAACCGCTTTGGGAGGATGAAGTACAGATTGCTGATGAAATCAGAAGTAAAGTCCTGTTCAAACACCTTGATGGGCCTATGTTTTTCGGTATCGTCAATAACTTTCGCAACGTAATTGCGAACTTGAAAGACTCTCATTTATTGGTAATTCGAATGGAAAAGGTACCATTTATAGATCAGTCTGGCATGTATGCCCTTGAATCGGTCATCGGAGAATTGCATGCTAGAGAGGTGCTCGTGGTGCTTTGTGGGGTAAATGAGCAGGTCGCGGGCTTTTTGAGGGACATGCTCATAATCCCCGAGGTGGTAGAAGAAAAGCATGTGTTTGACACCTTCACGGATTGCACTGTCTGGTTAAAGGATATACTCAGCCAGGAAGGGGCTCTGGATGAAGAATTGAAGTTGCTGGCAAAGAAACTGGAAGGATAA